A stretch of DNA from Shewanella sediminis HAW-EB3:
TTGAGCTGGATTTTGCTGCAAAATATATCTAACACACTGTTTTATATGGTTGCAGGCTTAATGTTTAGACTGTGAGAATAAAAAGAGTAACCCTCTCAATATCTACATCATTCAATAGTAATAATAGAAATCTATCTAAAGAATTCAATTTTTTACACTCGCCTGTATATAAAATAGTCGAACGGATAACACCTCTGTAAAAAATACTGCTGACTTGTTGATTAAATGTTTCATGTATGGTCTTATTTGTTTGCGAATGTAGTTAGGTGTAACACTTTGTGTGCATCTGGATACATCTCATAATAAAATAATAAATAGAGTCCAGGGAGAAACAACATGTATAAGAACAGCTTACTAGCTAATTCAGTGCGTTTTGCACTAATTGGTGGCGCTGCAGCAACAGCTTTTGCAGTTCCTACAGTATTTGCGGCTGATGAAGCATCAGCAGATAAAGTAGAGCGAATTGAGGTAACTGGTTCACGTATTAAGCGTAGTGACCTTGAAGGTGCATCTCCTGTAACAACCATTACAGCTGAAGATATGAAGGTTGAAGGTAACTTTACCGTAGCCGATGCGCTACGTAACAGTAACCTTAACTCTTTCGGTTCTTTCTCTGAGCGCTCAGGTAGTTCTGCTCAGTCTCAAGCAACGATTAACCTACGTGGTGCCGGTTCAGATCGTACTCTGGTATTGATCGATGGTAAGCGTTTCCCTGGTTCACCAACTCTTGGTGGTTCTGCGGCAAACCTTAACGCTATCCCAATGGCGGCCGTTGAGCGTATCGAAATCCTAACCGATGGTGCTTCATCTACTTACGGTTCTGATGCGATTGCTGGTGTTGTAAACATCATCATGAAGAAGAACTTCCAGGGTCTTGAGTTTAGCGTTGGTGCTGGTAGTCGTGACCGAGATGATGGCATGACGAGTAAAGAATTTTCAGTTATTGCCGGTTATGAGATGGACAAGGGTAATATTACCTTTGCATGGGACCATCAGGACCGTGAAGGCATTGCTGATGCCGATCGTGAGTTTACTGCACCTTGGACTAATGATTTCGATGGTAACGGTATTATCGATGCCTACACCGAGACAGATGGCTGGAGTTATTACGGTGCGAACGTAAGACATCCGGATGGAACATTCCAGCCTTCAACAAATTGTGATGCGCTTATCGCACAATATGGTGAAGATACATTTAGAAAGATGTCTGGTGAACAGCAGTTCGGCCCAGGATCAGATCTATGTATGTATGCTTACGGTAACGTGTCTTATAACAAGGCATCGATTGACCGTAACACAGTTTATGTCGATGCAAATTATGAAGTAGCTGAAGATGTTGAGTGGTTTGGCCGTGTCATGTTCACCCAGAACACATCATTTGGTCGTTATGCTCCACCAGCAGCAAAGTGGAATAACATGGCAGCAGATCATCCTGAAAACCCATGGGATGTTGAAGCAACAGGTTACTACCGTTGGGTTGGTATCGGTACTCGTGATGGTACAGTTGATGATTACAACCAGGATTACCTAACGGGTCTTCGTGGTACTGTCAGCGCATGGAACGATGCTGAGTGGGAGTTCTACTACCACTACAACAAGGCCGATAACAAGTCTATGGGTGAGTACTACCTAAGTTACTCTGGCCTTGCTTATAACGAAGCAAACGGAATAGATTTAGGTTCTGAAGCTGGCATCAATAACATGAAGGCGACGACGCTGACTCAGGGAACCGCAGAGTTCCACCAGTACAACGCTGGTATTGGTTTCGATGCT
This window harbors:
- a CDS encoding TonB-dependent receptor, with the protein product MYKNSLLANSVRFALIGGAAATAFAVPTVFAADEASADKVERIEVTGSRIKRSDLEGASPVTTITAEDMKVEGNFTVADALRNSNLNSFGSFSERSGSSAQSQATINLRGAGSDRTLVLIDGKRFPGSPTLGGSAANLNAIPMAAVERIEILTDGASSTYGSDAIAGVVNIIMKKNFQGLEFSVGAGSRDRDDGMTSKEFSVIAGYEMDKGNITFAWDHQDREGIADADREFTAPWTNDFDGNGIIDAYTETDGWSYYGANVRHPDGTFQPSTNCDALIAQYGEDTFRKMSGEQQFGPGSDLCMYAYGNVSYNKASIDRNTVYVDANYEVAEDVEWFGRVMFTQNTSFGRYAPPAAKWNNMAADHPENPWDVEATGYYRWVGIGTRDGTVDDYNQDYLTGLRGTVSAWNDAEWEFYYHYNKADNKSMGEYYLSYSGLAYNEANGIDLGSEAGINNMKATTLTQGTAEFHQYNAGIGFDAFELPGGQAAHYFGMEYFEQDFSEVYDAQSEAGLIGGSAGNSAGGDRQVWAAFYEVALPVIDSVEVNLAVRYDDYSDFGGNTAPKASVRWQALDNIVVRASYSEAFRAPALDQLYAATTFSAEDGTDYPGCTSNGVAEADCKEQQYDTWISANGDLGPETSEYINLGVAWDIVDNFGIKVDYFNLNIDNVISQRSITNVMEGIADGTLATTETFYVDRAPGTGGGLGPVLEVGTGYGNTDKLEISGVDVGLNANFETEVGDFAINWNNSFVLEYIEEVTGGQAAEDTAGWAGQPDYKSVFTTTYSMGDHRLSWNMNYTSSTYETKDEGELDSWLIHNISYTYDVGAYGAIMFAVNNLTDEDPVLTSDGKFEDTDLYNNYGREYTARYTLKF